Proteins co-encoded in one Corynebacterium lujinxingii genomic window:
- a CDS encoding FMN-binding glutamate synthase family protein: MPKEKPGKFAKGALGAAAAALGGVAIHDLKQTKYPVLRNYPVLGHMRYVLTALGPEMRQYFIERDWDGRPFNRDQREAIYERAKGQQSETSFGTVQDVYGENHEHLVHTIAPLEMPEEPPRALVGGKDCTQPYSISMLNVSSMSFGSLSKNAVRSLNKGAALGGFAHNTGEGGISPYHRENGGDLVWQLGTGYYGARTEDGDFDPAQFRDKAADDQVKMVELKVSQGAKPGIGGVLPADKITKEVSEIRSVPMGKDCISPAAHRVFSTPVELIEFIAEMRELAGGKPAGFKLCVSSRREVLAICKAIREVGTAPDFIVVDGSEGGTGAAPIDFEDHMGMPLTHGLMTVHNALVGTGLRDQIKIGASGKVAGGADIVMRMIQGADYTNSARAMMMSVGCIQAQRCHTGECPTGVATQDPRRNRAIVVEDKSKAVYNFHKTTVNTAVRLMASMGVADPSELRPDMLRRNVSPTESRSYASIYEWLRPGQLLDDAPSSWAADWKAASPDTFRPV, from the coding sequence ATGCCTAAGGAGAAGCCAGGAAAGTTTGCCAAGGGCGCGCTTGGTGCTGCTGCAGCGGCGCTGGGTGGCGTCGCGATCCACGACCTCAAGCAGACTAAGTACCCGGTGCTGCGTAACTACCCAGTTCTAGGCCACATGCGCTACGTACTCACCGCGCTTGGCCCCGAGATGCGCCAGTACTTCATCGAGCGCGACTGGGACGGCCGCCCCTTCAACCGCGACCAACGTGAAGCGATCTATGAGCGTGCCAAGGGCCAGCAGAGCGAGACCTCGTTCGGCACCGTCCAGGACGTCTACGGTGAAAACCACGAGCACCTCGTGCACACGATCGCGCCGCTGGAGATGCCGGAGGAACCGCCGCGCGCTCTCGTCGGCGGCAAGGACTGTACGCAGCCGTACTCCATCTCCATGCTGAATGTCTCGTCGATGAGCTTCGGCTCTCTGTCCAAAAACGCGGTTCGCTCATTGAACAAGGGCGCGGCGCTCGGCGGGTTCGCGCACAACACCGGCGAGGGCGGCATCTCCCCGTACCACCGCGAAAACGGCGGCGACCTGGTCTGGCAGTTGGGCACCGGCTACTACGGCGCGCGCACCGAGGACGGCGATTTTGACCCGGCTCAGTTCCGCGACAAGGCCGCTGACGACCAGGTCAAGATGGTCGAGCTCAAGGTCAGCCAGGGCGCGAAGCCAGGCATCGGCGGCGTGCTGCCGGCCGACAAGATCACCAAGGAAGTCTCCGAGATCCGCAGCGTTCCCATGGGCAAGGACTGCATCAGCCCGGCCGCACACCGCGTGTTCAGCACCCCGGTGGAGTTGATCGAGTTCATCGCGGAGATGCGCGAACTCGCGGGCGGCAAGCCCGCGGGGTTCAAGCTGTGCGTGTCGTCTCGTCGTGAAGTGCTGGCGATCTGCAAGGCGATCCGCGAGGTCGGCACCGCACCTGACTTCATCGTCGTCGACGGCTCCGAGGGCGGCACCGGCGCAGCCCCCATCGACTTCGAGGACCACATGGGCATGCCGCTGACCCACGGGCTGATGACGGTGCATAACGCGCTCGTTGGCACGGGGCTTCGCGACCAGATCAAGATCGGCGCATCCGGCAAAGTCGCAGGCGGCGCCGACATCGTCATGCGCATGATCCAGGGCGCCGACTACACCAACTCCGCCCGCGCCATGATGATGTCCGTCGGCTGCATCCAGGCGCAACGCTGCCACACCGGCGAATGCCCCACGGGCGTGGCCACCCAGGACCCGCGCCGCAACCGCGCCATCGTGGTGGAGGACAAATCGAAGGCCGTCTACAACTTCCACAAGACCACCGTGAACACCGCGGTGCGCCTCATGGCGTCCATGGGCGTTGCCGACCCGTCCGAGCTGCGCCCCGACATGCTGCGCCGCAACGTCTCGCCGACGGAGTCGCGCTCCTACGCCTCCATCTACGAGTGGCTGCGACCGGGGCAATTGCTTGACGACGCCCCCTCGTCCTGGGCCGCCGACTGGAAGGCCGCCTCCCCAGACACCTTCCGCCCGGTGTAG